The Acidicapsa acidisoli genome contains a region encoding:
- a CDS encoding response regulator transcription factor yields MARRAMQAVRSYQPTRVGLFSNEPIRRTGVHSAFEDHPTIEIVAGEIETLLGDTSLAYLILDVGSDPGWMETQGMVRRIRPDIRQALLGPSGAEEFILRAITAGARAYLDPSCGPQVVRQAMEVVIEGSIWAPRRLISKLLDGFMSQSVPMMEPAAPTFSPRERQVLDLIMNACSNREIADELGIEERTVKAYVASLMRKTGVDNRVSLSVRVTQGSLREQRSLAI; encoded by the coding sequence TTGGCAAGGCGGGCTATGCAGGCTGTGCGCAGTTATCAACCCACCAGAGTGGGTCTATTTTCAAATGAACCGATTAGACGAACGGGAGTTCATAGCGCATTCGAGGATCATCCGACCATAGAGATTGTGGCCGGCGAGATCGAGACGCTTCTCGGCGACACTTCTCTTGCGTACCTGATCCTGGATGTGGGAAGCGATCCTGGGTGGATGGAAACGCAGGGGATGGTGCGCCGAATACGTCCGGATATTCGGCAGGCTTTGCTTGGCCCGTCTGGAGCTGAGGAATTCATTTTGCGAGCGATTACGGCAGGCGCACGCGCGTATCTCGACCCAAGCTGCGGGCCGCAGGTTGTCCGGCAGGCGATGGAGGTTGTCATTGAGGGATCTATCTGGGCGCCGCGCCGGCTGATCTCAAAACTCCTGGACGGGTTCATGAGTCAGAGCGTCCCAATGATGGAGCCCGCGGCTCCCACTTTTAGTCCGCGGGAACGGCAGGTGCTGGATCTTATTATGAATGCGTGTTCGAATCGAGAGATCGCAGATGAACTTGGCATAGAAGAGCGGACTGTCAAGGCATACGTCGCCAGCCTGATGCGAAAGACGGGAGTGGACAATCGCGTGTCCCTCTCTGTGCGCGTGACGCAGGGTTCACTGCGAGAACAGCGGAGTCTGGCGATATGA
- the metX gene encoding homoserine O-acetyltransferase MetX, with the protein MSVVTQSETETSERTTSGSAGAQGRAPAPTYEGDFVLEEHLLLDCGRTLANPTLHYSVYGRLNAAKDNAVLVCHALSGSALVGLWWPELFGQVAGSDAGTGQGSGGIVDLRQDCVICVNLLGSCYGSTGPGSVDPETGQVYGPEFPLISIRDNVRAQARLLDSLDIASLRLVIGGSIGGMQALDWAILFPERVHRAVVIGVAPLGAMGLALNHVQRRAIQNDPEWLEGRYLPQRQPQRGLALARQIAMLSYKSAPLFSERFGRNPNRNGEDPWALDEHGGGLRADAGSGGRFDVAGFLDYQGERFLERFDANAYLAILRTMDTWEPTRGYRDAQEAFGRIRAELTFIGISSDWLFPPADVRRLAEAVREVACGNGACVTYREMITDHGHDAFLAEQAELVFLLQPEHSGNV; encoded by the coding sequence GTGAGCGTTGTGACTCAGTCTGAGACGGAGACTTCAGAACGGACAACGAGTGGAAGCGCAGGCGCTCAAGGTCGAGCGCCTGCGCCGACATACGAGGGAGATTTTGTTCTGGAGGAACATCTGCTGCTCGATTGCGGGCGGACGCTGGCGAATCCAACGCTGCATTACTCGGTCTACGGGCGGCTGAATGCGGCAAAGGACAATGCGGTGCTGGTATGCCATGCGCTGTCCGGCTCGGCGCTGGTTGGGCTTTGGTGGCCGGAGCTTTTCGGGCAGGTTGCCGGATCGGACGCCGGGACTGGTCAGGGTTCTGGCGGGATCGTCGATCTACGGCAGGATTGCGTGATCTGCGTGAATCTGCTGGGATCTTGTTACGGGTCTACGGGGCCGGGTTCGGTGGATCCGGAGACCGGGCAGGTATATGGGCCGGAGTTTCCGCTGATCTCCATTCGCGACAATGTCCGGGCGCAGGCCCGGCTGTTGGACTCGCTTGACATCGCCTCGTTGCGGCTGGTTATCGGAGGATCGATCGGCGGGATGCAGGCGCTGGATTGGGCGATTCTGTTTCCGGAGCGGGTACATCGTGCGGTTGTGATCGGCGTTGCTCCGCTGGGCGCAATGGGATTGGCGTTGAATCATGTGCAGCGGCGTGCGATTCAGAACGACCCGGAGTGGCTGGAGGGAAGATATCTGCCGCAGCGGCAGCCGCAGAGGGGGCTCGCCCTGGCGCGGCAGATTGCGATGCTCAGCTACAAGTCCGCTCCGCTTTTTTCTGAGCGATTCGGTCGGAATCCGAATCGAAACGGCGAAGATCCGTGGGCGCTGGATGAGCACGGGGGTGGTTTGAGAGCCGATGCCGGGTCCGGAGGGCGGTTTGATGTTGCCGGATTTCTGGATTATCAGGGCGAGCGATTTCTGGAGCGCTTCGATGCAAACGCCTATCTGGCGATTCTGAGAACCATGGACACGTGGGAGCCGACGCGGGGATATCGCGACGCACAGGAGGCCTTCGGGAGGATTCGGGCGGAACTGACATTTATCGGTATCAGCTCGGATTGGCTATTTCCCCCGGCGGATGTGCGGCGATTGGCTGAGGCGGTTCGGGAGGTGGCTTGCGGGAACGGAGCGTGTGTGACGTACCGAGAGATGATCACAGACCATGGCCACGACGCGTTCCTGGCGGAACAAGCGGAACTTGTTTTCCTATTACAACCGGAGCATTCCGGGAATGTCTGA
- the dcd gene encoding dCTP deaminase — MSIQSDRWIREQALQHGMIEPFSEKQVREGVISYGLSSYGYDLRVSDEFKIFTNVNSAIIDPKAFDERSFVSVQAESVIVPPNSFALARSVEYFRIPRDVISICVGKSTYARCGIIVNVTPFEPEWEGYVTLEISNTTPLPARVYANEGLCQILFFRGSEPCEVSYADRKGKYQKQQGIVLPRL, encoded by the coding sequence ATGTCTATTCAAAGTGATCGCTGGATTCGGGAACAGGCGCTCCAGCACGGAATGATTGAGCCCTTCAGCGAAAAACAGGTTCGAGAGGGTGTGATTTCGTATGGCCTTTCGTCTTATGGCTATGATCTGCGTGTCTCCGATGAGTTCAAGATCTTTACCAATGTCAACAGCGCGATCATCGACCCCAAGGCTTTCGATGAGCGATCGTTTGTGAGCGTACAAGCGGAATCGGTGATTGTTCCACCCAATTCTTTTGCGCTGGCCCGGTCGGTGGAGTATTTTCGCATTCCCCGGGATGTGATCAGCATCTGCGTAGGGAAGTCGACGTACGCGCGATGCGGAATTATTGTCAATGTCACTCCCTTTGAGCCGGAGTGGGAGGGGTACGTGACGCTGGAAATCTCCAATACGACGCCGTTGCCTGCGCGTGTCTATGCCAACGAGGGGCTGTGTCAGATTCTTTTCTTCCGTGGCTCTGAGCCATGCGAAGTGAGTTACGCAGACCGTAAAGGCAAGTACCAGAAACAACAAGGGATTGTTCTGCCTCGTTTGTAA
- a CDS encoding HU family DNA-binding protein, whose amino-acid sequence MIKQDIVHHVIERTGLPRAKAEAAVDTVFEGLKQALAAGDRIELRGFGVFSVRPRKTGIGRNPRTGTEVSIAPGKAVRFKPGKELHALDSSSSQG is encoded by the coding sequence TTGATCAAGCAGGATATAGTGCACCACGTTATTGAGCGGACCGGCTTGCCGCGGGCCAAAGCGGAAGCGGCCGTAGACACTGTATTTGAGGGGCTCAAACAGGCGTTGGCCGCCGGTGACCGCATCGAGTTGCGCGGATTCGGCGTCTTCAGCGTTCGTCCTCGCAAGACCGGCATTGGCCGCAATCCCAGAACCGGCACCGAAGTCAGCATTGCGCCTGGTAAAGCAGTTCGTTTCAAGCCAGGCAAGGAACTTCATGCGCTGGATTCTTCCTCCAGTCAGGGTTGA
- a CDS encoding site-2 protease family protein has protein sequence MAETNPLVHNVRIPITSCWREYGLPAVLLAVSVVTTTAIGARFMQNFLDGLPTVVNEGDLWPWPWLIEHPSRFLLGWPFSSALLAILLAHEFGHYFACRAHGIRATLPWVLPAPTLSGTAGAVIQIRSRIPNRRALMDVGVSGPLIGYCASLVVIAIGFLLSRTAPMPPSAQAAPIIGFGNSLTLNVVHSALARFYPATPSFELALRHPVLVAGWVGLFITSLNLIPGGQLDGGHILYAISPRLHRGLRFILPIALILAGIFFWIGWVLWGLLLFIPAMRHPRVPTDEPLDRKRILLSAAALCVLALTFSAAPFPGTSILHYIR, from the coding sequence TTGGCTGAGACAAACCCGTTAGTACACAATGTGCGGATTCCCATTACCTCCTGCTGGCGCGAGTACGGTCTTCCTGCCGTGCTGCTCGCCGTCAGTGTGGTCACGACCACAGCCATCGGCGCCCGATTCATGCAGAACTTCCTGGACGGCCTGCCCACGGTAGTCAACGAGGGTGATCTCTGGCCCTGGCCCTGGCTGATCGAGCATCCCAGCCGATTCCTGCTCGGCTGGCCCTTTTCGTCAGCGCTGCTGGCCATTCTTCTCGCCCACGAATTCGGCCATTACTTCGCCTGCCGGGCACACGGCATTCGTGCGACCCTCCCGTGGGTCTTGCCGGCACCCACCCTCAGCGGCACCGCCGGCGCAGTCATCCAAATCCGCAGCCGCATTCCCAACCGCCGGGCGCTCATGGATGTCGGAGTTTCCGGCCCCTTGATCGGCTACTGCGCCTCGCTCGTCGTAATCGCCATCGGCTTCCTGCTCTCGCGAACGGCACCAATGCCTCCGTCAGCCCAGGCCGCCCCGATCATCGGATTCGGCAACTCGCTTACCTTGAACGTCGTGCACAGCGCATTGGCCCGGTTCTACCCGGCCACGCCGTCCTTTGAACTGGCGCTACGTCACCCTGTCCTCGTCGCAGGATGGGTCGGCCTCTTCATTACGTCCCTGAACCTGATTCCCGGCGGCCAGCTAGACGGCGGACACATCCTCTACGCCATCTCTCCCCGCCTGCATCGCGGCCTGAGATTCATCTTGCCGATCGCACTCATCCTCGCTGGAATCTTCTTCTGGATCGGCTGGGTTCTCTGGGGCCTGCTCTTGTTCATTCCCGCCATGCGCCATCCGCGAGTGCCCACCGACGAACCCCTGGACCGTAAGCGAATCCTGCTCAGCGCCGCCGCCTTGTGCGTCCTGGCGCTAACATTCTCCGCCGCTCCATTTCCCGGCACATCCATCCTGCACTACATCCGGTAG
- a CDS encoding OmpA family protein, whose amino-acid sequence MINNFRNSSVLILAMVMCGALNAQESNPTTTPNQQGSGPLSQAEMRDGIPVYKVQVVGRDIPAINYFHRRSSTKIAFEGTSLLPNAKGTAKVEARAGRTSIEANLEGLTPANGFGNEYLTYVLWAITPEGRPVNLGEVLPTGSKDKNQITVTSNLQTFGLIITAEPYFAVTMPSDIVVVQNVVIEDKTQGVIEHVNAHYSLLPRGAYAETAGRHAVLNPITRDERSPLELYEAVNAVQIAEAAGAAQYADDTLKTAKTALKNAQDLDLHKDNRKETITFAREAVQSAEDARIITIRKLKAEDEAAQLKAKQDAEQSAQNSQADAQKSQLAAEQEAAHRAQAEAAAAEAEARAQKARDAQKAAEASAQQATAQTEQMRERLKEQLNAVLQTKETARGLIVNMSDVLFDFNKYTLKPEAREKLAKVSGILLAYPNLKLQVEGYTDNIGSDEYNQKLSEQRADGVRDYLVSQSVQNGNVTAAGFGKSDPIADNSSNAGRAQNRRVQLVVSGDAIGIQQAAPGAQSQVAPAPAPQPVDNRASTQQPATPQN is encoded by the coding sequence ATGATCAATAACTTCAGAAACTCGAGTGTACTCATCTTAGCCATGGTTATGTGCGGAGCGTTGAATGCGCAGGAATCAAATCCGACGACTACGCCAAATCAACAAGGCTCCGGACCACTCAGTCAGGCCGAGATGCGCGACGGCATTCCGGTCTACAAGGTGCAGGTCGTAGGCCGCGACATCCCAGCCATCAACTATTTCCATCGCAGAAGCTCGACTAAGATCGCCTTCGAAGGCACAAGCCTTCTACCGAACGCCAAAGGCACCGCCAAAGTTGAGGCTCGAGCAGGCCGTACCTCCATCGAGGCCAACCTCGAAGGCTTGACCCCAGCCAACGGTTTCGGCAACGAGTACCTGACGTACGTTCTGTGGGCAATCACGCCAGAAGGCCGCCCCGTAAACCTCGGCGAAGTGCTCCCCACCGGCTCCAAAGACAAGAACCAGATCACCGTAACCTCGAACCTGCAAACGTTTGGATTGATCATTACCGCTGAACCCTACTTCGCCGTCACCATGCCCAGCGATATCGTCGTGGTGCAGAACGTCGTCATCGAAGACAAGACCCAGGGCGTAATCGAGCATGTAAATGCGCATTACTCCCTCCTGCCCCGCGGAGCATACGCCGAAACAGCGGGACGCCACGCTGTCCTCAATCCCATCACCCGCGACGAGCGTTCCCCTCTGGAACTCTACGAAGCCGTCAATGCAGTACAGATAGCAGAGGCCGCCGGAGCAGCCCAGTACGCCGACGACACCCTGAAGACCGCCAAGACAGCGCTCAAGAACGCCCAGGATCTCGATCTTCACAAGGACAACCGCAAAGAAACCATAACCTTCGCCCGCGAGGCCGTCCAATCCGCCGAAGACGCGCGCATCATCACCATCCGCAAATTGAAAGCGGAAGACGAAGCCGCCCAGCTAAAAGCAAAGCAAGACGCCGAACAATCCGCGCAGAATTCGCAAGCGGACGCCCAGAAGTCGCAGTTAGCAGCCGAGCAGGAAGCAGCCCATCGCGCGCAAGCCGAAGCCGCTGCTGCTGAAGCAGAAGCGCGAGCACAAAAGGCGCGCGACGCGCAAAAGGCAGCCGAAGCCAGCGCGCAGCAAGCCACCGCGCAAACCGAGCAGATGCGCGAACGCCTCAAAGAGCAGTTGAATGCAGTACTGCAAACCAAAGAAACAGCCCGCGGACTGATCGTAAACATGTCCGACGTGCTCTTCGACTTCAACAAGTACACGCTGAAACCGGAAGCCCGCGAAAAACTCGCCAAGGTTTCTGGAATCCTCCTCGCATACCCCAACCTCAAGCTGCAAGTCGAAGGCTACACCGACAACATCGGCTCCGATGAATACAACCAGAAGCTCTCCGAGCAGCGCGCCGATGGCGTACGCGATTATCTCGTATCGCAAAGCGTGCAGAACGGAAACGTCACCGCAGCCGGCTTCGGCAAGAGCGACCCGATCGCCGATAACTCATCCAATGCAGGCCGCGCCCAGAACAGACGCGTCCAGCTCGTAGTCTCTGGCGACGCCATCGGCATCCAGCAAGCCGCTCCCGGCGCACAGTCGCAAGTCGCGCCAGCCCCAGCCCCTCAACCTGTTGACAATCGAGCTTCCACTCAGCAACCAGCAACTCCCCAGAACTAA
- the lpxD gene encoding UDP-3-O-(3-hydroxymyristoyl)glucosamine N-acyltransferase codes for MTVGELIDRLGGDLVQGDRETLLAGVADVEQAKELDLVFGENEAAVTRALSGWASAVVVPADYRPDETGRAAVIATAQPRLWFAKAARLLAEPLPAMGWHPAATISPDAHVAETVSIGAGAVVGHGAVIGEFSRVEAGAVIGNGVRIGEHCRIYPRVVLYPGTQVGDRVVIHAGAVLGADGFGYVRDRETGAYTQFPQQGTLVIEDDVEIGANSTIDRGALAETRIRRGVKLDNLVHIGHNCDIGEDVVIASQTGISGSSSVGKGAILAGQVGIGDHAHVGDGVILGGQAGVLSGKTLTTRGTVLWGTPAKPLREYLRELATLTRLARRKKD; via the coding sequence GTGACTGTTGGGGAACTGATCGATCGACTTGGCGGTGATCTGGTGCAGGGTGATCGGGAGACGCTGCTGGCTGGCGTGGCCGATGTCGAACAGGCGAAGGAATTGGACCTTGTCTTCGGTGAGAATGAGGCTGCTGTCACTCGGGCTTTGAGCGGATGGGCGAGCGCTGTGGTGGTTCCGGCGGATTACCGTCCTGACGAAACTGGCCGGGCAGCCGTGATTGCTACTGCGCAACCGCGGCTATGGTTTGCGAAGGCGGCGCGGCTGCTGGCTGAGCCGCTGCCGGCGATGGGATGGCATCCTGCGGCGACCATCTCCCCGGACGCGCATGTCGCTGAGACGGTTTCGATTGGTGCAGGTGCAGTCGTGGGGCATGGGGCGGTAATTGGCGAGTTTAGCCGTGTCGAGGCCGGGGCGGTGATTGGGAATGGAGTGCGGATTGGCGAGCATTGCCGGATTTATCCGCGGGTGGTGTTGTATCCGGGAACTCAAGTTGGGGATCGCGTTGTGATTCATGCCGGAGCGGTGTTGGGAGCGGATGGTTTTGGGTATGTTCGCGATCGGGAGACGGGTGCGTATACGCAGTTTCCGCAGCAAGGAACGCTGGTGATCGAGGATGACGTGGAGATTGGCGCGAATAGCACAATCGATCGCGGGGCGCTGGCTGAGACGCGAATTCGACGCGGCGTGAAGCTGGACAACCTGGTGCACATCGGGCACAACTGCGATATCGGCGAGGATGTGGTGATTGCTTCGCAGACTGGGATTTCGGGGTCTTCGAGTGTGGGCAAAGGGGCGATTCTGGCGGGGCAGGTTGGGATCGGGGACCATGCGCATGTGGGGGATGGCGTGATTCTGGGCGGGCAGGCTGGTGTGCTTTCGGGGAAGACGCTTACGACGCGCGGGACGGTGCTTTGGGGGACTCCGGCGAAGCCGCTGCGGGAGTATCTGCGGGAGCTTGCTACTTTGACACGGCTGGCTCGGCGGAAGAAGGACTAA
- a CDS encoding cupin domain-containing protein has translation MKRRSFLKSAAAFIPTAGLQALALSHGSESPSSDQVHVVTAGQDRLWEAHSRGYSSILFKVLPRETNGGMFIIEHVGLVKGGPPLHLHLHQEEWFYVMEGEVLFQIGDGRKQLRAGDSVLGPRGVPHTFSSVGEKPGRMVIAFNPAGKMEDFLRATAIPNPPVQDAAFFRRYEMELVGPPIFAS, from the coding sequence TTGAAACGTCGATCGTTTCTCAAGTCTGCTGCTGCGTTTATACCGACCGCTGGACTTCAAGCTCTTGCGCTGAGTCATGGCTCTGAATCTCCTTCTTCCGATCAGGTCCATGTGGTGACTGCCGGGCAGGACAGGCTGTGGGAGGCGCACTCGCGTGGATACAGCTCGATTCTCTTCAAAGTGCTGCCGCGCGAGACGAACGGCGGCATGTTCATCATTGAGCATGTCGGGCTGGTTAAGGGAGGGCCTCCGCTGCATCTTCATTTGCATCAGGAAGAGTGGTTTTATGTGATGGAGGGCGAGGTTTTGTTTCAGATTGGCGATGGCCGGAAGCAGTTGCGAGCGGGCGATTCCGTGCTGGGGCCGCGCGGTGTTCCGCACACGTTTTCGTCGGTGGGGGAAAAGCCGGGACGGATGGTGATTGCGTTCAATCCGGCGGGGAAGATGGAGGATTTTCTGCGGGCGACTGCGATACCGAATCCTCCGGTGCAGGATGCTGCATTTTTTAGGCGATATGAGATGGAATTGGTGGGACCGCCGATTTTTGCGAGTTAG
- a CDS encoding homocysteine synthase, with amino-acid sequence MSDTDQAKQHLGTLAVHAGQMPDPTTGARAVPIYQTTSYVFQDSDHAGRLFGLKEFGNIYTRIMNPTTDVFEKRVAALEGGVAGLATASGQAAETLVITTLAAAGDEIISTTSLYGGTYNLFHYTLPRLGITVRFVDADDFDGLRAAINDKTRAIYTESLGNPKLDVVDLERFAAIAHEHGLPLVVDNTTPSPALVRPIEWGADIVVNSATKFLGGHGTTIGGVIVDAGKFDWAASGRFAEFTTPDPSYHGLSYAEAFGPLAFILKARVQGLRDTGAALSPFSSFLLLQGIETLHLRLERHSQNALAVARYLERHPGVEWVNYPGLESSKFYTRAQKYLPTGQGALVTFGIKGGYEAGKTLIDSLKLFSHVANIGDAKSLVIHPASTTHQQLTAEEQESTGVSAELVRLSVGIEDIRDILADLDQAIAKATPGKRQELVAQ; translated from the coding sequence ATGTCCGATACGGATCAGGCTAAGCAACATCTTGGAACTCTTGCTGTTCATGCGGGTCAGATGCCTGACCCAACAACCGGCGCTCGGGCGGTGCCGATTTACCAGACTACTTCGTATGTCTTTCAGGATTCGGATCATGCCGGACGGCTGTTCGGATTGAAAGAGTTTGGGAATATTTATACGCGGATCATGAATCCGACAACGGATGTTTTTGAGAAGCGGGTTGCGGCGCTTGAGGGCGGCGTGGCCGGGCTGGCCACGGCGTCGGGGCAGGCTGCGGAGACGCTGGTGATTACGACGTTGGCGGCGGCGGGAGATGAGATCATCTCTACGACTTCGCTGTATGGCGGGACTTACAACCTGTTTCACTACACGCTGCCGCGACTGGGAATTACGGTTCGGTTTGTGGATGCGGACGATTTTGACGGGCTGCGGGCTGCGATCAACGACAAGACCAGGGCGATCTATACCGAGAGTCTGGGGAATCCCAAGCTGGATGTGGTGGATCTGGAGCGGTTTGCCGCGATTGCGCATGAGCATGGGCTGCCGCTGGTGGTGGACAACACGACTCCGTCGCCGGCGCTGGTGAGGCCGATTGAGTGGGGCGCGGATATTGTGGTGAATTCGGCGACGAAGTTTCTGGGCGGGCATGGGACTACGATTGGCGGGGTGATCGTGGATGCCGGGAAATTCGATTGGGCGGCTTCAGGGCGGTTTGCCGAGTTTACGACGCCTGATCCTTCGTACCATGGACTTTCTTATGCGGAAGCGTTTGGTCCGCTAGCCTTTATTTTGAAGGCCAGGGTGCAGGGATTGCGGGATACGGGTGCGGCTTTGTCGCCGTTCAGTTCGTTCCTGCTTCTGCAGGGGATTGAGACGCTGCATCTGCGGCTGGAGCGGCATTCGCAGAATGCTCTTGCCGTTGCGCGTTATCTGGAACGGCATCCCGGCGTGGAGTGGGTGAACTATCCGGGGCTGGAGTCGAGCAAGTTTTATACGCGGGCGCAGAAGTATCTGCCTACGGGGCAGGGTGCGTTGGTCACGTTTGGAATTAAGGGTGGGTACGAAGCTGGGAAGACGTTGATCGATTCGCTGAAGCTGTTTTCGCATGTGGCGAATATCGGGGATGCTAAGTCGCTGGTGATTCATCCGGCTTCGACGACGCATCAGCAGCTTACGGCGGAGGAGCAGGAGTCGACGGGAGTTTCGGCGGAGCTGGTGCGGTTGTCGGTGGGGATTGAAGATATTCGGGATATTCTTGCCGACCTCGACCAGGCGATTGCCAAGGCTACGCCCGGGAAGAGGCAGGAGCTGGTGGCGCAGTGA
- a CDS encoding carbonic anhydrase, which yields MGKYSEFETRRQPWFDESNFNGFNFAIPMKTMVIYCVDPRASDIPQAVAGHFGDEVYPGEVILDEAGNRVGSTRTLFTVTNAGGRAASALMTVAEMDYLFHVQNVVVVHHSFCGTSSFIPERVFRKFHDDYHADISTLFDRDSLAIPDFEKSLQYDLELLRASPAVPKHVKLYGFFYEINSGKLTEVLRDIPALTAV from the coding sequence ATGGGAAAGTACAGCGAATTCGAAACTAGGAGACAACCCTGGTTCGATGAGTCCAATTTCAACGGCTTCAACTTTGCCATCCCGATGAAGACCATGGTGATCTATTGCGTTGATCCGCGCGCATCCGACATCCCGCAGGCGGTCGCCGGGCATTTTGGGGACGAGGTCTACCCGGGCGAGGTCATTCTCGACGAAGCCGGAAACCGGGTTGGTTCCACGCGGACCCTATTCACCGTGACGAACGCAGGCGGCCGTGCCGCATCTGCCCTGATGACGGTAGCGGAGATGGATTACTTGTTCCACGTCCAAAATGTCGTTGTGGTTCACCACTCGTTTTGCGGCACTTCTTCGTTCATTCCAGAGCGCGTCTTCAGGAAGTTCCACGATGATTATCACGCTGATATCTCGACGTTGTTTGATCGCGATAGCCTGGCCATTCCGGATTTCGAGAAGTCGCTCCAGTACGATCTTGAGCTGCTTCGCGCGAGCCCGGCAGTGCCGAAGCATGTCAAGCTCTACGGCTTCTTCTACGAGATCAATTCCGGCAAGTTGACCGAGGTGTTGCGGGATATTCCTGCATTGACGGCAGTGTAA
- a CDS encoding lipid-binding SYLF domain-containing protein, translating to MKKITSPFLALCLGLLIPGLTTGTARAAASHEDLQDRVDAAKVVVDEIVNTPDNTIPLGILKQATCVAVIPSLKKGAFIVGAEYGRGVVTCRTGHGWSAPAFITLAGGSFGFQIGGQATDLVLVAVNDHGFQDLLKSKFKIGGDASASAGPVGRNSQASTDWKMGAELLTYSRSKGLFAGIDLNGASVSQSTDDTEAYYGQAHGFRTILHGDIAVPPGAVPFVRTVAKAFVDAKNN from the coding sequence ATGAAAAAGATCACTTCCCCATTTCTTGCACTTTGCCTGGGTCTTCTAATCCCAGGTTTGACGACCGGCACGGCACGGGCCGCCGCTTCGCATGAGGATTTGCAGGATCGCGTTGATGCGGCCAAGGTGGTCGTGGATGAAATTGTGAACACACCGGACAACACCATTCCCCTGGGTATTCTGAAGCAGGCGACCTGCGTTGCCGTGATCCCCAGCCTTAAGAAGGGCGCTTTCATTGTAGGCGCCGAATACGGGCGGGGCGTCGTGACGTGCCGTACCGGCCATGGCTGGAGCGCTCCGGCATTTATTACGCTGGCAGGCGGCTCCTTTGGATTTCAAATTGGCGGCCAGGCAACGGATCTGGTGCTGGTTGCCGTGAATGATCATGGCTTTCAGGATCTGTTGAAGAGCAAGTTCAAGATCGGCGGCGACGCTTCGGCCTCGGCTGGACCAGTTGGGCGCAACTCGCAGGCGTCCACGGACTGGAAAATGGGCGCGGAACTGCTGACTTATTCGCGCAGCAAGGGACTGTTTGCGGGAATCGATCTCAACGGCGCATCGGTATCGCAGAGCACCGATGATACGGAAGCGTATTACGGACAGGCGCATGGATTCCGCACTATCCTCCATGGCGATATTGCGGTGCCGCCGGGAGCGGTGCCGTTTGTTCGAACTGTCGCCAAGGCGTTTGTGGATGCCAAGAATAACTAA
- a CDS encoding lysophospholipid acyltransferase family protein, whose product MTETIEYWLVWFIAHGLGWLPRSVARLLGAGVGRLVYAVAGRLRRTGLRNLELAMPEMSDDERWRILKRLYRNLGWQLAEFCRMERYTPENTADWIRYEGLERFLEAESRGKGVLILTGHLGAWELSSFYHSLMGHPMGMVIRRLDNRRLDGLVNRIRCLHGNRVLHKDDFARGLITAMRQGESVGILMDTNMTPPQGVFVDFFGTSACTASGLARVALKTGAAVVPGFLVWEAAERRYVLHFGERIEFAATGDSESDIVALTQACTSVIESWVRRYPDQWLWIHRRWKTRPAGDDPVYF is encoded by the coding sequence ATGACGGAAACTATCGAGTATTGGCTAGTATGGTTCATTGCGCATGGTCTGGGCTGGCTTCCGCGCTCGGTGGCACGCCTGCTGGGGGCTGGGGTAGGACGGTTGGTGTATGCGGTTGCCGGCCGGTTGCGTCGCACAGGGTTGCGCAACCTTGAGCTCGCGATGCCCGAAATGTCTGACGATGAGCGGTGGCGGATACTCAAGAGACTCTATCGCAATCTCGGTTGGCAACTGGCGGAGTTTTGCCGCATGGAGCGGTATACGCCGGAGAATACGGCAGACTGGATTCGCTATGAGGGGCTGGAGCGATTTCTAGAGGCGGAGTCGCGCGGCAAGGGTGTTCTCATCCTGACGGGGCATCTTGGGGCCTGGGAGCTTTCGAGCTTTTATCACTCGTTGATGGGACATCCGATGGGAATGGTGATTCGGCGGCTGGATAACCGGCGGCTGGATGGACTTGTGAATCGGATACGGTGCCTGCACGGCAACCGGGTGCTGCACAAAGATGACTTTGCGCGCGGGTTGATCACGGCGATGCGCCAGGGCGAGAGCGTCGGGATTCTCATGGATACGAATATGACTCCTCCGCAGGGAGTGTTTGTGGACTTCTTTGGAACGTCTGCTTGTACGGCTTCGGGGCTGGCGCGGGTGGCGCTGAAGACTGGCGCGGCAGTGGTACCGGGGTTTCTGGTGTGGGAGGCTGCGGAGCGGCGCTATGTGTTGCATTTTGGCGAGCGGATCGAGTTTGCGGCGACAGGCGATTCGGAATCGGATATTGTTGCTCTCACGCAGGCGTGCACTTCGGTGATTGAGTCCTGGGTGCGGCGCTATCCGGATCAGTGGCTGTGGATTCATCGGCGATGGAAGACGCGGCCGGCGGGGGATGATCCGGTTTATTTCTGA